The following proteins come from a genomic window of Diorhabda carinulata isolate Delta chromosome X, icDioCari1.1, whole genome shotgun sequence:
- the LOC130901139 gene encoding EKC/KEOPS complex subunit Tprkb-like — translation MELDPITDSKLTIKLFKHVTNTRQLKESLKNGQLKCCIIKPELIFDPFQIIVAVNKAVLAKKLTTKTIYTEILFNLSITKNILKSLQTFGIDEKDVTVLVVTLDEDRNIYQQIEGVEIPLDDLKKYTDINLIKKTYKISENESRAG, via the exons ATGGAATTAGATCCTATAACAGATTCGAAATTGACAATTAAACTATTTAAACATGTTACTAACACCAGACAGCTAAAAGAAAGCCTTAAAAATGGTCAATTAAAGTGTTGCATTATCAAACCTGAATTAATATTTGATCCATTCCAGATAATTGTAGCTGTAAATAAAGCAGTGttagcaaaaaaattgacaacaaagacTATTTACACcgaaatattattcaatttatctataaccaaaaacatattaaaaagttTACAAACCTTTGGAATTGATGAAAAAGACGTTACCGTATTGGTAGTTACCCTTGATGAGGACAGAAATATATACCAGCAGATCGAAGGCGTTGAAATACCATTGGATGATCTTAAGAAATATACTgatattaatttaatcaaaaaaacttataaaataagtgaaaacgAGTCTAGG gcAGGTTGA
- the LOC130901070 gene encoding uncharacterized protein LOC130901070 isoform X3, translating into MICGAAISVFSFSVVPLCFMVTMAFVGVEFSENGLICLVHSSWFTPLKQNVLWPPYRTSAAFNSALTLCEEPNEHNWKLSGVKRIFFECDDLNKAQKKLKKCEYNSDNLTSDCEGERTRRKFVSRRILSDSESEGETVSNLIRPPSFQKYISVSGSGKSASRPIVKPNSQISPPTFIRQSTELLSQTPGGSHSQSVLPIYSLKRIQVEFIQKI; encoded by the exons atGATCTGCGGTGCTGCTAttagtgtttttagtttttctgttgttccattgtg ttttatggTAACAATGGCATTTGTGGGTGtagaattttccgaaaatggttTAATATGTTTGGTTCATTCTTCCTGGTTCACCCCTTTGAAGCAGAATGTTTTGTGGCCACCATACAGAACGAGTGCTGCTTTCAATAGTGCTCTCACACTATGTGAAGAACCAAATGAACATAATTGGAAGTTGTCTGgagtaaaaagaatattttttgaatgtg atgatcTCAACAAggcacaaaaaaaactgaagaaatgcgAATATAATTCGGACAACCTTACTTCAGATTGTGAGGGAGAGCGAACTAGGAGAAAATTCGTTAGTAGAAGGATTTTGAGTGACAGTGAAAGTGAAGGAGAAACAGTATCAAATCTGATAAGGCCTCcatctttccaaaaatatatttctgtgagTGGCTCTG gtAAGTCAGCTTCTAGGCCGATTGTGAAACCAAATTCACAGATATCTCCACCAACTTTCATTAGACAAAGTACAGAATTGCTTTCTCAAACACCTGGGGGATCACATTCGCAATCAGTTCTTCCAATATACAGTCTGAAGAGAATACAGGTAGAATTCATCCAAAAA atttag
- the LOC130901070 gene encoding uncharacterized protein LOC130901070 isoform X2 — MICGAAISVFSFSVVPLCFMVTMAFVGVEFSENGLICLVHSSWFTPLKQNVLWPPYRTSAAFNSALTLCEEPNEHNWKLSGVKRIFFECDDLNKAQKKLKKCEYNSDNLTSDCEGERTRRKFVSRRILSDSESEGETVSNLIRPPSFQKYISVSGSGKSASRPIVKPNSQISPPTFIRQSTELLSQTPGGSHSQSVLPIYSLKRIQVEFIQKVGSFICLIL; from the exons atGATCTGCGGTGCTGCTAttagtgtttttagtttttctgttgttccattgtg ttttatggTAACAATGGCATTTGTGGGTGtagaattttccgaaaatggttTAATATGTTTGGTTCATTCTTCCTGGTTCACCCCTTTGAAGCAGAATGTTTTGTGGCCACCATACAGAACGAGTGCTGCTTTCAATAGTGCTCTCACACTATGTGAAGAACCAAATGAACATAATTGGAAGTTGTCTGgagtaaaaagaatattttttgaatgtg atgatcTCAACAAggcacaaaaaaaactgaagaaatgcgAATATAATTCGGACAACCTTACTTCAGATTGTGAGGGAGAGCGAACTAGGAGAAAATTCGTTAGTAGAAGGATTTTGAGTGACAGTGAAAGTGAAGGAGAAACAGTATCAAATCTGATAAGGCCTCcatctttccaaaaatatatttctgtgagTGGCTCTG gtAAGTCAGCTTCTAGGCCGATTGTGAAACCAAATTCACAGATATCTCCACCAACTTTCATTAGACAAAGTACAGAATTGCTTTCTCAAACACCTGGGGGATCACATTCGCAATCAGTTCTTCCAATATACAGTCTGAAGAGAATACAGGTAGAATTCATCCAAAAAGTaggttcttttatttgtttaatactgtga
- the LOC130901070 gene encoding uncharacterized protein LOC130901070 isoform X1 produces MSKRKLKELVGSRQKCRRALQATKQEFQYKSRTSVNPGRGAENVDETNDCFFFNDTISSNTSSTSTSTSSVKVDKSISSDNNDSLCTETSIANDLAEWAIKHKISLSALTHLLHLLHPYHPELPLDSRTLLSTPKFTPIVDIESGQFCYFGLRSALSKLISNDTCVDKIQISFNVDGIPLFKSSKMQFWPILGLIKNISGSRPFAISIFCGKNKPHPLNTFLHPFIVELKDLLQNGFVICNKHFTLEVHSFVCDAPARAYLKGTKFHSGYSSCDRCTIHGEYYKHKVVFNGLNGQKRTNESFRLQLDDEHHISQTSFLELPIDLISSFPIDYMHNICLGVVRKLLNTWIAGSLKVRLQHQRVKMISERLLNLKNMIPVEFNRKPRSLNELNYWKATEYRMFLVYLGPLVLKDIVDLAIYENFLALHFSVSILLSQSHIEKFKIPFVRNIINVFIKHSKSLYGLEFMVYNVHLMSHLCDDVDLLGKLDNFSTFPFENYLGEIKSLIKSPTNPLQQVHRRLVEKDFLISQPVSNMTYKLESKHTLGPLIFDENLKWNQQFHKLRLPGITLSACNHSKADSYVLIGNKIVEIHNIVKSADSQIYLIGKEFLGYSDLYTYPYPSSNLNIFIVENLTDLKIWPVGKITAKCIVLELRGSLMAMPIIHSQF; encoded by the coding sequence atgtcaaaacgtaagTTGAAAGAATTGGTTGGTTCAAGACAAAAGTGTAGAAGGGCTTTACAAGCGACCaaacaagaatttcaatataagtcaAGAACCTCTGTTAACCCTGGACGGGGTGcagaaaatgttgatgaaacaaatgactgctttttcttcaatgataCTATTAGCAGCAACACTAgtagtactagtactagtacatcatctgttaaagttgataaatcAATCAGTTCTGATAACAATGATTCATTATGCACAGAAACTTCTATTGCTAATGATTTGGCTGAATGggctataaaacataaaatttcactttctgcTTTGACACACCTACTTCATTTGCTTCATCCTTACCACCCTGAACTTCCTTTAGACAGTCGTACCTTGTTATCAACCCCAAAATTTACACCAATTGTTGATATAGAATCTGGTCAGTtctgttattttggattgaggAGTGCTCTTTCTaagcttatttcaaatgatacttgtgtagacaaaattcaaattagttttaatgttgaTGGCATTCCACtcttcaaaagttcaaaaatgcagttttggcctattttgggattaataaaaaatatttctggtagtagaccttttgcaatttccattttttgtggaaaaaataaaccacatcctttaaatacatttcttcatccattcatagtagaattgaaagatttattgcaaaatggttttgttatttgtaacaaacACTTCACATTAGAGGTACATAGTTTTGTGTGCGATGCACCTGCAAGGGCCTATCTAAAAGGCACTAAATTCCACTCAGGATATTCCTCTTGTGATAGATGCACAATTCACggagaatattataaacacaAGGTAGTTTTCAATGGTTTAAATGGTCAGAAACGCACGAATGAATCTTTTCGCTTACAATTGGATGATGAACATCATATCTCGCAGACTAGTTTTCTTGAATTACCAATTGATCTAATTAGTAGTTTTCCGATTGACTACATGCACAACATTTGCTTAGGAGTAGTTAGAAAGCTACTGAATACTTGGATTGCAGGATCCTTGAAGGTTAGATTACAACATCAGagagttaaaatgatttcagaaCGATTGCTCaaccttaaaaatatgataccagTAGAATTCAATCGAAAACCCCGTTCGCttaatgaactaaattattggaaagctactgaatatagaatgtttttagtgtacttaggTCCTTTGGTTCTTAAAGATATTGTGGATTTAGctatatatgaaaactttcttgctcttcatttttctgtttcaatattgttatcacagagccatattgaaaaatttaaaatcccttttgtgagaaatatcataaatgtatttatcaaacattcaaaatctTTGTATGGTTTGGAGTTCATGGTTTATAATGTACACTTAATGTCACATCTTTGTGATGATGTAGATTTATTAGGCAAATTGgacaatttttcgacttttccgtttgaaaattatttgggagagataaaatcattaataaaatctcCAACCAATCCCCTACAACAAGTTCATCGACGACTTGttgaaaaggattttttaatttcacagccAGTATCTAATATGACGTATAAATTGGAAAGTAAACATACATTGGGACCActtatttttgacgaaaatttgaaatggaatcaaCAGTTTCATAAATTGAGATTACCAGGCATAACATTATCAGCATGTAATCATTCTAAGGCGGATAGTTATGTTTTAATTgggaataaaatagttgaaattcataatatagtaaaatctgctgacagtcaaatatatcttattggCAAAGAGTTTCTTGGCTATTCAGACTTATATACATATCCATATCCTTCcagcaatttaaatattttcatagttgaaaATCTCACAGATCTCAAAATATGGCCTGTTGGGAAAATAACTGCCAAATGTATTGTTCTTGAATTAAGGGGTTCTCTAATGGCGATGCCTATTATTCATAGCCAATTTTAg
- the LOC130901843 gene encoding sarcoplasmic calcium-binding protein, alpha chain — MAYSWDNRVNFVVRYLYDLDGNGYLDEKDFACLALRATIIEGKGEFSFNRLQENQHIMLSLWEEIAELADLNKDLLQDGKITVEEFKQAVQQCCLGRRYEDFPQAMKMFIDSNFKMVDLNDDGVIAADEYRFNCITKFPIDDVEIVDEAFNNLLNDDDRRRGGITLSRYQELYAEFLGNPEESSAVYLFGPLSEFFYYDDLDI, encoded by the exons ATTTAGATGGTAATGGCTACTTAGATGAGAAAGATTTTGCATGTCTAGCTTTAAGGGCAACGATAATCGAAGGCAAAGGAGAATTCAGTTTTAATCGTTTACAAGAGAATCAACACATTATGTTGAGCTTATGGGAAGAAATTGCAGAGCTTGCGGATTTAAATAAA GACCTTTTACAGGATGGTAAAATAACAGTCGAGGAATTCAAACAAGCTGTTCAACAATGTTGTTTGGGTAGAAGGTACGAAGATTTTCCACAAGCgatgaaaatgtttatagatTCCAATTTCAAAATGGTAGATCTGAATGACGATGGAGTTATAGCAGCGGACGAATATAGATTTAACTGTATTACTAAATTTCCAATAGATGACGTAGAAATTGTAGATGAAGCTTTTAATAATTTGCTTAAT gATGATGACAGAAGAAGAGGAGGTATTACGTTATCGAGATATCAAGAGCTTTATGCAGAATTTCTAGGAAATCCAGAAGAATCTTCAGCTGTATATTTGTTTGGTCCCCTCTCAGAATTTTTCTATTATGATGATTTAGACATTTGA